In Carettochelys insculpta isolate YL-2023 chromosome 11, ASM3395843v1, whole genome shotgun sequence, a genomic segment contains:
- the PYGM gene encoding glycogen phosphorylase, muscle form, translated as MSRPLSDYEKRKQISVRGLAGVENVTDLKKNFNRHLHFTLVKDRNVATPRDYYFALAHTVRDHLVGRWIRTQQYYYEKDPKRIYYLSLEFYMGRTLQNTMVNLGLQNACDEAIYQLGLDMEELQEIEEDAGLGNGGLGRLAACFLDSMATLGLAAYGYGIRYEFGIFNQKISGGWQVEEADDWLRYGNPWEKARPEYMIPVHFFGHVERGPEGSKWVDTQVVLALPYDTPVPGYRNNTVNTMRLWSARAPNEFNLKDFNVGGYIQAVLDRNLAENISRVLYPNDNFFEGKELRLKQEYFVVAATLQDIIRRFKSSKFGSRDPVRTSFDAFPDKVAIQLNDTHPSLAIPELMRVLVDIEKLDWDKAWDITVRTCAYTNHTVLPEALERWPVHLLENLLPRHLEIIYEINQRFLDRVYATFPGDHDRLRRMSLVEEGSVKRINMAHLCIVGSHAINGVARIHSEILKKTVFKDFYELEPHKFQNKTNGITPRRWLVLCNPGLAEVIAERIGEEYISDLDHLKKLLAFVDDEGFIRDVAKVKQENKLKFAAYLEKEYKVKINPNSLFDLQVKRIHEYKRQLLNCLHVITLYNRIKRDPNQNFVPRTVMIGGKAAPGYHMAKMIIKLITAIGDIVNNDPIIGDRLKMIFLENYRVSLAEKVIPAADLSEQISTAGTEASGTGNMKFMLNGALTIGTMDGANVEMAEEAGEENFFIFGMRVEDVEEMDRKGYCAKDYYDRIPELKQVIDQVSSGFFSPKQPQLFKDIVNMLMNHDRFKVFADYEAYIKCQERVSALYKNTKEWTKKVIKNIATSSKFSSDRTIAQYAREIWGVEPTRHKIPAPDEPRE; from the exons ATGTCGCGGCCGCTGTCGGACTACGAGAAGAGGAAGCAGATCAGCGTGCGGGGCCTGGCCGGGGTGGAGAATGTCACCGACCTCAAGAAGAACTTCAACCGGCACCTGCACTTCACGCTGGTGAAGGACCGGAACGTGGCCACCCCCCGGGACTACTACTTCGCCCTGGCGCACACGGTGCGCGACCACCTGGTGGGCCGCTGGATCCGCACCCAGCAGTACTACTACGAGAAGGACCCCAAG CGCATCTACTACCTGTCGCTGGAGTTCTACATGGGCCGCACGCTGCAGAACACCATGGTGAACCTGGGGCTGCAGAACGCCTGTGACGAGGCCATCTACCAG ctgggcctggacatggaggagctgcaggagatcgaggaggatgctgggctggggaaCGGGGGCTTGGGGCGCCTGGCAG CCTGTTTCCTGGACTCCATGGCCACTCTGGGACTGGCCGCCTACGGCTACGGCATCCGCTATGAGTTTGGCATCTTCAACCAGAAGATctctgggggctggcag gtggaggaggctgatgaTTGGCTGCGCTATGGCAACCCCTGGGAGAAGGCCCGGCCTGAGTACATGATCCCAGTACACTTCTTTGGGCATGTGGAGCGTGGGCCAGAGGGCAGCAAGTGGGTTGACACGCAG GTAGTCCTGGCTCTTCCCTACGATACCCCTGTTCCTGGTTACCGCAACAACACGGTCAACACCATGCGCCTCTGGTCCGCCCGGGCCCCCAACGAGTTCAACCTCAAAGACT ttaaTGTTGGTGGCTATATTCAAGCCGTGCTGGACAGGAACTTGGCTGAGAACATTTCTCGGGTGCTGTATCCGAATGACAAT ttCTTCGAGGGCAAGGAGCTGCGTCTGAAGCAGGAGTACTTTGTGGTTGCCGCCACTCTGCAGGACATCATCCGCCGCTTCAAATCCTCCAAGTTTGGCAGCAGGGACCCCGTCCGCACCTCCTTTGATGCCTTCCCTGACAAG GTTGCAATCCAGCTGAATGACACTCACCCCTCCCTGGCCATCCCCGAGCTCATGCGAGTGCTGGTTGATATTGAGAAGCTGGACTGGGACAAG GCCTGGGACATCACAGTCCGGACCTGCGCCTACACCAACCACACGGTGCTGCCTGAGGCCCTGGAGCGCTGGCCTGTCCACCTCCTGGAAAACCTCCTGCCCCGGCACCTGGAGATCATCTATGAAATTAACCAGCGGTTCCTTGAC AGGGTCTATGCCACGTTCCCTGGGGACCATGACCGGCTGCGGCGCATGTCCTTGGTGGAGGAGGGCAGTGTCAAGAGGATCAATATGGCGCATCTGTGTATCGTGGGCTCCCACGCCATCAATGGGGTCGCCCGCATCCACTCGGAAATCCTCAAGAAGACAGT CTTCAAGGATTTCTATGAGCTCGAGCCACACAAATTCCAGAACAAAACCAATGGCATCACGCCTCGGCGCTGGCTGGTTCTGTGCAATCCAGGGCTGGCTGAAGTCATAGCTGAG CGTATTGGGGAGGAATACATCTCTGACCTCGACCACCTGAAAAAGCTTCTGGCCTTTGTGGATGATGAGGGATTCATCCGGGATGTCGCCAAAGTCAAACAG GAGAACAAGCTGAAGTTCGCCGCCTATCTGGAGAAGGAATACAAGGtgaagatcaaccccaactcccTCTTTGACCTGCAGGTGAAAAGGATCCATGAGTACAAAAGGCAGCTTCTCAACTGCCTCCACGTCATCACACTCTACAACC GGATCAAGAGGGACCCCAACCAGAATTTTGTGCCACGCACCGTCATGATCGGCGGCAAG GCTGCCCCTGGCTACCACATGGCCAAGATGATCATTAAGCTGATCACGGCCATTGGGGACATCGTCAACAACGACCCCATCATTGGCGACCGCCTAAAGATGATCTTCTTGGAGAACTACCGCGTCTCCCTGGCTGAGAAGG TGATCCCGGCGGCCGACCTGTCCGAGCAGATCTCCACAGCCGGCACAGAGGCCTCGGGCACCGGGAACATGAAGTTCATGCTGAACGGGGCCCTGACCATCGGCACCATGGACGGCGCCAATGTGGAGATGGCGGAGGAGGCGGGCGAGGAGAACTTCTTCATCTTTGGCATGCGGGTGGAAGACGTGGAGGAGATGGACAGaaaagg CTACTGTGCCAAGGACTATTACGACCGCATCCCGGAGCTCAAGCAGGTGATCGACCAGGTCAGCAGTGGCTTCTTCTCCCCCAAGCAGCCCCAGCTCTTCAAGGACATCGTCAACATGCTGATGAACCATGACAG gttcaAAGTCTTTGCAGATTACGAAGCCTACATCAAATGCCAGGAGAGAGTGAGTGCCCTCTATAAG aacACCAAGGAATGGACCAAGAAGGTCATTAAAAACATCGCCACGTCGAGCAAGTTCTCCAGCGACCGCACCATCGCGCAGTACGCCCGGGAGATCTGGGGGGTCGAGCCCACCCGCCATAAAATCCCAGCACCTGATGAGCCCCGTGAATAA
- the RASGRP2 gene encoding RAS guanyl-releasing protein 2 isoform X1, which translates to MSLLFDHLESSELAEHLTYLEYRSFCKILFQDYHSFVMHGCTVDNPILERFITLFNCVSQWVQLMVLSKPTAPQRAQVITRFILVAQRLLQLQNFNTLMAVVGGLSHSSISRLKETHSHLSPETTKLWESMTELVTSVGNYSRYRRRLAECVGFRFPILGVHLKDLVAVHVALPDWLDPARTRVNGTKMQQLFGILNELVLVQSIKPPFEANTDLINLLMVSLDQYQTEEEIYQLSLQREPRGKSAVSVCPSSPTSCSPPSRPADIDEWALAVKPKPDQALVRKHIEKMVESVFRNFDVDGDGHISQEEFKIIRNNFPYLCKFGDLDENQDGCISREEMISYFMKSSTAVDGKMGFIHSFQETTFLRPVSCRHCKSLILGIYKQGFKCRCCGVSCHRQCRDRLSLECRKRAKSFSLDSPAHIPARSFSFSLPRPARGSLRHTEIREEEVQDLEDGVFDVHL; encoded by the exons ATGTCGCTGCTCTTCGACCACCTGGAGTCCTCGGAGCTGGCAGAGCATCTCACCTACCTGGAGTACCGCTCCTTCTGCAAGATCCTG TTCCAGGATTACCACAGCTTCGTCATGCACGGCTGCACCGTGGACAACCCCATCCTGGAGAGGTTCATCACCCTCTTCAACTGCGTCTCGCAGTGGGTGCAGCTCATGGTGCTGAGCAAGCCGACCGCCCCCCAGCGGGCGCAGGTCATCACCCGCTTCATCCTGGTGGCACAG aggctcctgcagctgcagaatttCAACACGCtgatggctgtggtgggggggctgagccACAGCTCCATCTCCCGCCTCAAAGAgacccacagccacctcagccccgAGACCACCAAg CTGTGGGAGTCCATGACGGAGCTGGTGACCTCGGTGGGGAACTACAGCCGCTACCGGCGCCGCCTGGCCGAGTGCGTCGGCTTCCGCTTCCCCATCCTGGGAGTGCACCTCAAGGACCTGGTGGCCGTGCACGTGGCGCTGCCCGACTGGCTGGACCCGGCCCGCACCCGCGTCAACGGCACCAAGATGCAGCAGCTCTTCGGGATCCTCAACGAGCTGGTGCTGGTGCAGAGCATCAAACCACCCTTTGAGGCCAACACAGACCTCATCAACCTGCTCATG GTGTCGCTGGATCAGTACCAGACAGAGGAGGAGATCTACCAGCTGTCGCTGCAGAGAGAGCCCCGTGGCAAGTCGgccgtgagtgtgtgt ccctccagccccacctcctgctcccccccaaGCCGACCGGCTGACATAGACGAGTGGGCCTTGGCTGTGAAGCCCAAGCCGGACCAGGCGCTGGTGCGCAAACACATTGAGAAGATGGTGGAG TCCGTGTTCCGGAATTTCGACGTGGACGGAGACGGCCACATCTCCCAGGAAGAATTCAAAATCATCCGCAACAACTTCCCCTACCTGTGCAAGTTCGGGGACCTGGATGAGAACCA GGACGGCTGCATCAGCCGGGAGGAGATGATCTCGTACTTCATGAAGTCCAGCACTGCGGTGGATGGGAAGATGGGCTTCATCCACAGCTTCCAGGAGACCACCTTCCTGCGCCCCGTGTCCTGCCGCCACTGCAAGAGCCTG ATCCTGGGAATCTACAAACAGGGGTTCAAGTGTCGCT gctgcgGCGTGAGCTGCCACAGGCAGTGCCGGGATCGCCTCTCGCTGGAGTGCCGCAAACGGGCCAAGAGCTTCAGCctggacagccctgcccacatcCCTGCCCGCTCCTTCAGCTTCTCGCTGCCCCGCCCGGCCCGCGGCTCCCTGCGCCACACAG AGATCCGCGAGGAGGAGGTCCAGGACTTGGAGGATGGGGTTTTCGATGTCCATTTATAA
- the RASGRP2 gene encoding RAS guanyl-releasing protein 2 isoform X2 has translation MSLLFDHLESSELAEHLTYLEYRSFCKILFQDYHSFVMHGCTVDNPILERFITLFNCVSQWVQLMVLSKPTAPQRAQVITRFILVAQRLLQLQNFNTLMAVVGGLSHSSISRLKETHSHLSPETTKLWESMTELVTSVGNYSRYRRRLAECVGFRFPILGVHLKDLVAVHVALPDWLDPARTRVNGTKMQQLFGILNELVLVQSIKPPFEANTDLINLLMVSLDQYQTEEEIYQLSLQREPRGKSAPSSPTSCSPPSRPADIDEWALAVKPKPDQALVRKHIEKMVESVFRNFDVDGDGHISQEEFKIIRNNFPYLCKFGDLDENQDGCISREEMISYFMKSSTAVDGKMGFIHSFQETTFLRPVSCRHCKSLILGIYKQGFKCRCCGVSCHRQCRDRLSLECRKRAKSFSLDSPAHIPARSFSFSLPRPARGSLRHTEIREEEVQDLEDGVFDVHL, from the exons ATGTCGCTGCTCTTCGACCACCTGGAGTCCTCGGAGCTGGCAGAGCATCTCACCTACCTGGAGTACCGCTCCTTCTGCAAGATCCTG TTCCAGGATTACCACAGCTTCGTCATGCACGGCTGCACCGTGGACAACCCCATCCTGGAGAGGTTCATCACCCTCTTCAACTGCGTCTCGCAGTGGGTGCAGCTCATGGTGCTGAGCAAGCCGACCGCCCCCCAGCGGGCGCAGGTCATCACCCGCTTCATCCTGGTGGCACAG aggctcctgcagctgcagaatttCAACACGCtgatggctgtggtgggggggctgagccACAGCTCCATCTCCCGCCTCAAAGAgacccacagccacctcagccccgAGACCACCAAg CTGTGGGAGTCCATGACGGAGCTGGTGACCTCGGTGGGGAACTACAGCCGCTACCGGCGCCGCCTGGCCGAGTGCGTCGGCTTCCGCTTCCCCATCCTGGGAGTGCACCTCAAGGACCTGGTGGCCGTGCACGTGGCGCTGCCCGACTGGCTGGACCCGGCCCGCACCCGCGTCAACGGCACCAAGATGCAGCAGCTCTTCGGGATCCTCAACGAGCTGGTGCTGGTGCAGAGCATCAAACCACCCTTTGAGGCCAACACAGACCTCATCAACCTGCTCATG GTGTCGCTGGATCAGTACCAGACAGAGGAGGAGATCTACCAGCTGTCGCTGCAGAGAGAGCCCCGTGGCAAGTCGgcc ccctccagccccacctcctgctcccccccaaGCCGACCGGCTGACATAGACGAGTGGGCCTTGGCTGTGAAGCCCAAGCCGGACCAGGCGCTGGTGCGCAAACACATTGAGAAGATGGTGGAG TCCGTGTTCCGGAATTTCGACGTGGACGGAGACGGCCACATCTCCCAGGAAGAATTCAAAATCATCCGCAACAACTTCCCCTACCTGTGCAAGTTCGGGGACCTGGATGAGAACCA GGACGGCTGCATCAGCCGGGAGGAGATGATCTCGTACTTCATGAAGTCCAGCACTGCGGTGGATGGGAAGATGGGCTTCATCCACAGCTTCCAGGAGACCACCTTCCTGCGCCCCGTGTCCTGCCGCCACTGCAAGAGCCTG ATCCTGGGAATCTACAAACAGGGGTTCAAGTGTCGCT gctgcgGCGTGAGCTGCCACAGGCAGTGCCGGGATCGCCTCTCGCTGGAGTGCCGCAAACGGGCCAAGAGCTTCAGCctggacagccctgcccacatcCCTGCCCGCTCCTTCAGCTTCTCGCTGCCCCGCCCGGCCCGCGGCTCCCTGCGCCACACAG AGATCCGCGAGGAGGAGGTCCAGGACTTGGAGGATGGGGTTTTCGATGTCCATTTATAA
- the RASGRP2 gene encoding RAS guanyl-releasing protein 2 isoform X3 translates to MSETLDLEKGCTVEELLQGCIEAFDDEGKVRDPQLVRMFLMMHPWYIPSSQLAAKLLLIYQESSSSESSSLQVKTCHLVRYWISAFPAEFDLNPELAEQIKALKEVLGREGNRRHSSLIDIENVPTYKWKRQVTQRNPVAQKKRKMSLLFDHLESSELAEHLTYLEYRSFCKILFQDYHSFVMHGCTVDNPILERFITLFNCVSQWVQLMVLSKPTAPQRAQVITRFILVAQRLLQLQNFNTLMAVVGGLSHSSISRLKETHSHLSPETTKLWESMTELVTSVGNYSRYRRRLAECVGFRFPILGVHLKDLVAVHVALPDWLDPARTRVNGTKMQQLFGILNELVLVQSIKPPFEANTDLINLLMVSLDQYQTEEEIYQLSLQREPRGKSAPSSPTSCSPPSRPADIDEWALAVKPKPDQALVRKHIEKMVESVFRNFDVDGDGHISQEEFKIIRNNFPYLCKFGDLDENQDGCISREEMISYFMKSSTAVDGKMGFIHSFQETTFLRPVSCRHCKSLILGIYKQGFKCRCCGVSCHRQCRDRLSLECRKRAKSFSLDSPAHIPARSFSFSLPRPARGSLRHTEIREEEVQDLEDGVFDVHL, encoded by the exons atgagCGAGACGCTAGACCTGGAGAAGGGCTGTACAgttgaggagctgctgcagggctgcattGAGGCCTTTG atgatgagGGGAAGGTGCGGGACCCCCAGCTGGTGCGAATGTTCCTGATGATGCATCCCTGGtacatcccctcctcccagctggctGCCAAGCTGCTACTCAT CTACCAAGAGTCCAGTAGCTCAGAAAGCAGCTCCCTGCAGGTGAAAACCTGCCACCTGGTGAG ATACTGGATCTCAGCATTCCCGGCAGAGTTTGATTTGAACCCGGAGCTCGCTGAGCAGATCAAGGCGCTAAAGGAGGTTCTGGGCCGGGAAGGGAACCGGCGTCATAGTAGCCTCATCGACATAGAGAATGT GCCCACCTACAAGTGGAAGCGGCAGGTGACCCAGCGAAACCCAGTGGCCCAGAAGAAACGCAAGATGTCGCTGCTCTTCGACCACCTGGAGTCCTCGGAGCTGGCAGAGCATCTCACCTACCTGGAGTACCGCTCCTTCTGCAAGATCCTG TTCCAGGATTACCACAGCTTCGTCATGCACGGCTGCACCGTGGACAACCCCATCCTGGAGAGGTTCATCACCCTCTTCAACTGCGTCTCGCAGTGGGTGCAGCTCATGGTGCTGAGCAAGCCGACCGCCCCCCAGCGGGCGCAGGTCATCACCCGCTTCATCCTGGTGGCACAG aggctcctgcagctgcagaatttCAACACGCtgatggctgtggtgggggggctgagccACAGCTCCATCTCCCGCCTCAAAGAgacccacagccacctcagccccgAGACCACCAAg CTGTGGGAGTCCATGACGGAGCTGGTGACCTCGGTGGGGAACTACAGCCGCTACCGGCGCCGCCTGGCCGAGTGCGTCGGCTTCCGCTTCCCCATCCTGGGAGTGCACCTCAAGGACCTGGTGGCCGTGCACGTGGCGCTGCCCGACTGGCTGGACCCGGCCCGCACCCGCGTCAACGGCACCAAGATGCAGCAGCTCTTCGGGATCCTCAACGAGCTGGTGCTGGTGCAGAGCATCAAACCACCCTTTGAGGCCAACACAGACCTCATCAACCTGCTCATG GTGTCGCTGGATCAGTACCAGACAGAGGAGGAGATCTACCAGCTGTCGCTGCAGAGAGAGCCCCGTGGCAAGTCGgcc ccctccagccccacctcctgctcccccccaaGCCGACCGGCTGACATAGACGAGTGGGCCTTGGCTGTGAAGCCCAAGCCGGACCAGGCGCTGGTGCGCAAACACATTGAGAAGATGGTGGAG TCCGTGTTCCGGAATTTCGACGTGGACGGAGACGGCCACATCTCCCAGGAAGAATTCAAAATCATCCGCAACAACTTCCCCTACCTGTGCAAGTTCGGGGACCTGGATGAGAACCA GGACGGCTGCATCAGCCGGGAGGAGATGATCTCGTACTTCATGAAGTCCAGCACTGCGGTGGATGGGAAGATGGGCTTCATCCACAGCTTCCAGGAGACCACCTTCCTGCGCCCCGTGTCCTGCCGCCACTGCAAGAGCCTG ATCCTGGGAATCTACAAACAGGGGTTCAAGTGTCGCT gctgcgGCGTGAGCTGCCACAGGCAGTGCCGGGATCGCCTCTCGCTGGAGTGCCGCAAACGGGCCAAGAGCTTCAGCctggacagccctgcccacatcCCTGCCCGCTCCTTCAGCTTCTCGCTGCCCCGCCCGGCCCGCGGCTCCCTGCGCCACACAG AGATCCGCGAGGAGGAGGTCCAGGACTTGGAGGATGGGGTTTTCGATGTCCATTTATAA